A DNA window from Brassica napus cultivar Da-Ae chromosome C1, Da-Ae, whole genome shotgun sequence contains the following coding sequences:
- the BNACNNG40280D gene encoding uncharacterized protein BNACNNG40280D, with protein sequence MNSMVRDRKEQMVIQSSIVLLQERFRQLQKARELRAERELLNPKPNHQDNNISQYYREPVSFCFFQFLPLNSQTSSSQQLLSLSLCPHSTSDSIEKPKFYHHWPKKDENKVVGIDRYDDVDTSLRL encoded by the coding sequence ATGAATTCAATGGTAAGAGACCGCAAAGAACAAATGGTAATCCAGTCTTCAATCGTCTTGCTTCAAGAAAGATTCAGACAACTTCAGAAAGCGCGAGAGTTAAGAGCTGAACGAGAGCTccttaaccctaaacctaaccacCAAGACAACAATATCTCACAATATTACAGGGAACCCGTgagtttttgtttcttccaGTTTCTACCTCTAAACTCTCAAACAAGCTCGTCACAGCAGCTCCTCTCCCTCTCCTTGTGCCCTCACTCCACTTCTGATTCCATTGAAAAGCCTAAATTTTATCATCACTGGCCAAAAAAGGACGAGAATAAGGTGGTTGGGATTGATAGATACGATGACGTTGACACGTCTCTGCGTctctaa